The following proteins come from a genomic window of Microbacterium lemovicicum:
- the ispD gene encoding 2-C-methyl-D-erythritol 4-phosphate cytidylyltransferase has translation MNLEPVPSVAVIVVAAGSGTRLGAGAPKAFVGLDEHTVLRTALDGVFAAASAQVVVVAPAGYEGAARTDALAAAGEHADLVRVVTGGATRQASVAAGLAAVWAEVDIVLVHDAARALTPPDVFARVIDAVRAGAPGALPVLPVVDTIKRVADGYVIGPVDRAELAAAQTPQGFDRAVLDAAYLAADREYTDDAAVVAAHVAGTAGRIAAVAGDPLGFKITGPDDLARARALVAQHPVSASSSAPVLPRVGVGTDVHGFGGDGVLWLAGLEWPGEKPLSGHSDGDAVAHAIVDALLAAAGIGDIGTHFGTDKPEYAGAHAAVFLARTVELLAEAGWRVGNVSVQVQANRPRMAARRVESERVLSRALGGAPVSVSATTTDGLGFTGTGDGVSAFAVAMVVPAG, from the coding sequence GTGAACCTGGAACCCGTGCCCTCCGTGGCCGTCATCGTCGTCGCGGCAGGCTCGGGAACGCGTCTCGGCGCCGGTGCGCCGAAAGCGTTCGTCGGCCTCGATGAGCACACCGTGCTCCGCACCGCACTCGACGGCGTGTTCGCCGCGGCGTCGGCGCAGGTGGTCGTCGTCGCCCCCGCGGGCTACGAGGGTGCGGCGCGCACCGACGCCCTCGCGGCTGCCGGCGAGCACGCCGATCTCGTCCGGGTCGTCACCGGCGGGGCGACGCGTCAGGCGTCGGTGGCGGCGGGTCTCGCCGCGGTCTGGGCCGAAGTCGACATCGTGCTCGTCCACGACGCCGCCCGTGCGCTCACGCCGCCCGACGTGTTCGCCCGCGTGATCGACGCGGTGCGCGCGGGTGCGCCCGGTGCGCTGCCGGTGCTTCCGGTGGTCGACACGATCAAGCGCGTCGCCGACGGGTACGTCATCGGTCCCGTCGACCGCGCGGAGCTGGCGGCTGCGCAGACGCCGCAGGGCTTCGACCGTGCGGTGCTGGATGCCGCGTACCTCGCCGCCGATCGCGAGTACACCGACGACGCGGCAGTCGTCGCCGCGCACGTCGCCGGCACTGCCGGCCGCATCGCGGCCGTCGCGGGCGATCCGCTCGGTTTCAAGATCACCGGCCCCGACGACCTCGCGCGGGCGCGGGCGCTCGTGGCGCAGCATCCGGTGTCCGCCTCATCGTCCGCACCGGTTCTGCCGCGTGTCGGCGTCGGGACCGACGTGCACGGCTTCGGCGGTGACGGCGTGCTCTGGCTCGCCGGACTCGAGTGGCCGGGGGAGAAGCCGCTGTCGGGGCACTCCGACGGCGACGCGGTCGCCCACGCGATCGTCGACGCGCTGCTGGCCGCTGCGGGGATCGGCGACATCGGCACGCACTTCGGCACCGACAAGCCGGAGTACGCCGGAGCGCACGCAGCCGTCTTCCTCGCCCGTACCGTCGAGCTGCTGGCCGAGGCCGGCTGGCGGGTGGGCAACGTGTCGGTGCAGGTGCAGGCCAACCGTCCCCGCATGGCGGCCCGCCGGGTCGAGTCCGAGCGGGTGCTGTCGCGGGCGCTCGGCGGCGCTCCCGTCTCGGTGAGCGCGACGACGACCGACGGGCTGGGCTTCACCGGAACCGGCGACGGTGTCTCGGCCTTCGCGGTGGCGATGGTGGTTCCGGCGGGCTAG
- a CDS encoding CarD family transcriptional regulator, with translation MLFEVGETVVYPHHGAATISEVKTRMIRGEEKIYLKLRVTQGDLTIEVPADNVDLVGVRDVIGKEGLERVFDVLRAPFTEEPTNWSRRYKANLEKLASGDVIKVSEVVRDLWRRDQDRGLSAGEKRMLAKARQILISELALAEKTDEDRAGVVLDEVLAS, from the coding sequence ATGCTTTTTGAGGTTGGCGAAACAGTCGTCTATCCGCACCATGGCGCGGCCACCATCTCCGAGGTCAAGACCCGGATGATCAGGGGCGAGGAGAAGATCTACCTCAAGCTCCGTGTCACTCAGGGCGACCTGACCATCGAGGTCCCGGCCGACAACGTCGACCTCGTCGGCGTGAGAGACGTCATCGGCAAGGAAGGTCTCGAGCGCGTCTTCGACGTGTTGCGCGCCCCCTTCACCGAGGAGCCGACCAACTGGTCGCGCCGATACAAGGCGAACCTCGAGAAGCTGGCCTCCGGCGACGTGATCAAGGTCAGCGAGGTCGTCCGCGACCTCTGGCGCCGCGATCAGGACCGCGGCCTGTCCGCGGGTGAGAAGCGGATGCTCGCGAAGGCGCGCCAGATCCTCATCTCCGAACTGGCTCTGGCCGAGAAGACCGACGAGGACCGCGCCGGTGTCGTCCTCGACGAGGTCCTCGCGAGCTGA
- a CDS encoding DNA modification methylase — protein sequence MKSRLIASVALGAAVLLGSTGCSLISPQATLIQYAPSDGVEVMGTGALKVRNVLVVANEAGTAGNLVAAIVNESDEPQTLDIDVDNGTITDSIRVPANSTVSLGTAEDEPLLLEGIDAQPGSLLPIYFTSGDQGSLAQVPVLDNTLEYLRDLAPTPTPSATR from the coding sequence GTGAAATCGCGCCTCATCGCGTCCGTCGCCCTGGGGGCCGCCGTCCTTCTCGGATCGACCGGCTGCAGCCTGATCTCGCCGCAGGCGACGCTCATCCAGTACGCCCCCTCCGACGGTGTCGAGGTGATGGGCACGGGCGCCCTCAAGGTGCGCAACGTCCTCGTCGTCGCGAACGAGGCCGGCACCGCCGGCAACCTCGTGGCGGCCATCGTGAACGAGTCGGACGAGCCGCAGACGCTCGACATCGACGTCGACAACGGCACGATCACCGACTCCATCCGCGTCCCCGCGAACTCGACGGTCAGCCTCGGCACGGCCGAGGACGAGCCGCTCCTGCTCGAGGGCATCGACGCGCAGCCCGGTTCGCTGCTGCCGATCTACTTCACCTCCGGCGACCAGGGCTCGCTCGCCCAGGTGCCGGTGCTCGACAACACGCTCGAGTACCTGCGCGACCTCGCGCCGACCCCGACGCCCAGCGCCACCCGCTGA
- a CDS encoding response regulator transcription factor, with amino-acid sequence MTRVLIVEDEPDLADPLAYLLRREGYDVEIAEDGPSALTAFRERGADIVLLDLMLPGMPGTEVCRQIRVASAVPIIMLTAKDSEVDIVVGLELGADDYVTKPYSARELLARMRAVLRRLVQLDNDLDERVLTGGRVTVDIDRHTVAVDGREIGMPLKEFELLEVLMRNAGRVLTRGQLIDRVWGTDYFGDTKTLDVHIKRIRSRIETNPSEPTMLVTVRGLGYRFEG; translated from the coding sequence ATGACCCGCGTCCTGATCGTCGAGGACGAGCCGGATCTGGCCGACCCGCTCGCCTACCTGCTGCGCCGCGAGGGCTACGACGTCGAGATCGCCGAGGACGGCCCGTCCGCCCTCACCGCGTTCCGCGAGCGCGGTGCCGACATCGTGCTGCTCGACCTCATGCTGCCCGGGATGCCGGGTACCGAGGTGTGCCGGCAGATCCGCGTCGCCTCGGCCGTGCCGATCATCATGCTGACGGCGAAGGACTCCGAGGTCGACATCGTCGTGGGGCTCGAGCTGGGCGCCGACGACTACGTCACCAAGCCGTACTCCGCGCGAGAGCTGCTCGCCCGCATGCGCGCGGTGCTGCGCCGCCTCGTGCAGCTGGACAACGACCTCGACGAGCGCGTGCTCACGGGCGGGCGCGTGACGGTCGACATCGACCGGCACACCGTCGCGGTGGACGGCCGCGAGATCGGGATGCCGCTCAAGGAGTTCGAGCTGCTCGAGGTGCTGATGCGCAACGCCGGCCGCGTGCTGACCCGCGGCCAGCTCATCGACCGCGTGTGGGGGACCGACTACTTCGGCGACACCAAGACGCTCGACGTGCACATCAAGCGCATCCGCTCGCGCATCGAGACCAACCCGAGCGAGCCGACGATGCTCGTCACCGTGCGCGGGCTCGGCTACCGCTTCGAGGGCTGA
- a CDS encoding sensor histidine kinase produces the protein MDTMQLLLLALLVGAAFGAFVSAVVVLALRARDRLRVATSLEIPDGVREVLHSMDDGAVVVDTSGTVLAASAQAGAFGMLEGEALRSDELRALARSARGGHLAATETMRLRRGAAPAEPRLVAARATRISERLTLLIFRDITERERVEEMRRDFVANTSHELKTPVGAVLLLAEAIESAADDPDQVRHFAVRLGAEANRLAGLTSRIMSLSRLQAADELNENRRVSVDEVVASAMDAHALQADSARVEVQRGGDRRLYVQGDMQVLSEAVGNLLANAIAYSPAGSSVGIGVRAVGDVVEIAVTDRGIGISEADQQRIFERFYRADQARSRRTGGTGLGLSIVKYAVQRHGGEVRLWSRPGRGSTFTIRLPLVEAPEDQSRPKKPTRKKKPVAAKAARTPVTAPAASGTDVPNGDTP, from the coding sequence ATGGATACGATGCAGCTCCTGCTGCTCGCCCTTCTCGTCGGCGCCGCGTTCGGGGCATTCGTGTCGGCCGTCGTCGTCCTCGCTCTGCGGGCCCGCGACCGCCTGCGCGTCGCCACCTCGCTGGAGATCCCCGACGGCGTGCGCGAGGTGCTGCACAGCATGGATGACGGCGCCGTCGTCGTCGACACCTCGGGCACCGTGCTGGCCGCATCGGCGCAGGCCGGTGCGTTCGGGATGCTGGAGGGCGAGGCTCTGCGCAGCGACGAGCTGCGCGCGCTGGCGCGTTCGGCGCGTGGCGGGCACCTGGCCGCCACGGAGACCATGCGTCTGCGACGCGGAGCCGCGCCGGCCGAGCCGCGGCTCGTCGCCGCCCGCGCGACCCGCATCTCCGAGCGCCTCACGCTCCTGATCTTCCGCGACATCACCGAGCGCGAGCGGGTGGAGGAGATGCGCCGCGACTTCGTCGCCAACACCTCCCACGAGCTGAAGACCCCCGTCGGCGCGGTCCTGCTCCTCGCCGAGGCGATCGAGTCCGCCGCCGACGACCCCGACCAGGTGCGCCATTTCGCCGTCCGTCTCGGCGCGGAGGCCAACCGCCTCGCGGGCCTCACCTCCCGCATCATGAGCCTGTCCCGACTGCAGGCCGCCGACGAGCTCAACGAGAACCGCCGCGTCTCCGTCGACGAGGTCGTCGCCTCCGCGATGGACGCCCATGCGCTGCAGGCCGACTCCGCGCGCGTCGAGGTGCAGCGCGGCGGCGACCGTCGCCTGTACGTGCAGGGCGACATGCAGGTGCTCAGCGAAGCGGTCGGCAATCTGCTGGCGAACGCCATCGCGTACTCGCCGGCCGGCTCGAGCGTCGGCATCGGCGTGCGGGCCGTCGGCGACGTCGTCGAGATCGCCGTGACCGACCGCGGCATCGGCATCTCCGAGGCCGATCAGCAGCGCATCTTCGAGCGGTTCTACCGCGCCGATCAGGCGCGCTCGCGACGCACCGGCGGCACGGGGCTCGGCCTGTCGATCGTCAAGTACGCCGTGCAGCGGCACGGGGGAGAGGTGCGGCTCTGGTCGCGCCCGGGACGCGGTTCCACCTTCACCATCCGACTGCCCCTCGTCGAGGCGCCCGAAGACCAGTCACGTCCGAAGAAGCCCACGCGCAAGAAGAAGCCGGTGGCCGCCAAGGCCGCCCGCACTCCGGTGACCGCACCCGCGGCATCCGGAACCGACGTCCCGAACGGAGACACCCCATGA